One genomic window of Corticium candelabrum chromosome 21, ooCorCand1.1, whole genome shotgun sequence includes the following:
- the LOC134196922 gene encoding mediator of RNA polymerase II transcription subunit 4-like codes for MTDSELLNGLKDTEQDTKQSDGACASLAFMKTDDVKNSVTRQLVHGVFERDKEIKRLISIIHSPDQDRKKVEEARGIVALKTKELKQLQTQLREAEKILDQSLYEAKEKLKAIKKANKGIISSEELIAYGHKLSMANVISPPVGWLPGDGRRPYPTDVDMRRGILARTNRDISIDRVSDLSKPDVAMETNQQTMESEPSVWKAPPELDSLTGKTFDSFSTNVTNDVSPSAVGLANGQENSPEGDDSDSASDSSPSSSSSDD; via the exons ATGACAGATAGCGAGTTGTTGAACGGATTGAAAGATACCGAACAAGACACCAA GCAGAGTGAtggcgcatgcgcaagttTAGCCTTCATGAAAACTGATGACGTCAAAAACAGTGTAACCAGACAG CTTGTTCATGGCGTTTTTGAAAGAGACAAGGAAATTAAacgattgatatcaataa TTCACAGTCCAGACCAGGATCGGAAAAAAGTTGAAGAAGCTCGTGGTATCGTTGCATTGAAAACTAAGGAATTGAAGCAACTGCAGACTCAATTGAGAGAGGCTGAGAagatactg GACCAATCACTGTATGAAGCGAAGGAAAAGTTGAAAGCAATAAAAAAGGCAAACAAAG GCATTATATCATCTGAAGAACTGATTGCTTATGGTCATAAGCTCAGTATGGCAAATGTCATCTCTCCTCCAGTTGGCTGGCTGCCTGGTGATGGTCGACGTCCATATCCTACTGACGTTGACATGAGACGTGGCATTCTTGCGAGAACCAACAGAGACATATCGATAGACAGAGTGTCCGATTTATCAAAGCCTGATGTTGCCATGGAAACCAATCAACAGACGATGG AATCTGAGCCATCGGTGTGGAAGGCACCTCCTGAGTTGGACTCACTAACAGGAAAG ACATTTGACTCATTCAGCACTAATGTCACCAATGATGTCTCTCCATCCGCAGTCGGTCTTGCAAATGGACAGGAAAACTCACCCGAAGGCGATGATTCAGATTCAGCATCAGACTCATCGCCGTCGTCGTCATCCAGCGACGACTAA
- the LOC134196919 gene encoding RNA-binding motif protein, X-linked-like-3 isoform X2 produces the protein METAVKQPEAPQNPRKVFLGGINSDIDESVIQEAFAKFGKIAEVLIIRDKETGFTKGYGFITFETAESATKAVAEMHSQTIRGRTLTVQIARPDTGKESFQRRRQGEYRRSPPLRRMGRDQNRSRSRSRERREPRRGTWGEQNNRDAGRGRWRGRDDGDLRHQIREQERIHMQRREQESRDTWHGNDGSYGSRPRGEMAGYGRGAQTDRRFTRWDPNEDESRRSQMGGAQATSEVSGYYGEGHGYSTGYYNDRQEQERQREFRMKRDVSWGVNQEAGGRVDDQYYNTNRQQQMGDSAYRQDDRQRMRSDQVRSAYRSDNERMYAKGDDRMRIDRDRMGAGVSKERMGANEWAGQQMEGEQIGARVDRTGMSDRAAGMADRIGVGGASRMGTSDRLSVPQRLGEPGRMGGYERAGLPERSDLSERGGLLERTAISDRLGAPERAVTREQMGGAERRSGDGRIGMNHPREWTGTRSHGERMADRLENEIPRPREDLSRWRWSQEDQQGATRSDLGGRMDSQRERSYVPTQPEGQMSRGESRWEEQRPTQQPSSRYYDERQGERRMTPSDGYRDPSSHQQSVPQQSRWEPRDSARLPASQYDPYGRPTATFSDESSRFPQQSNPYSDSRAAGSAGRPHASRLAPQPYATSEEQTRNFIREYEGYSPTKPQIYEEEEYSHQPSRYSRDSQEKSYSDPSSYRASNAYSRKPDNSQTYPSSSPQSGPRRVGEELEASRRGYRSSYPSDNPHESSQNSRYSYFQSQSRADTSGYSQSSDWKDAHPMSRSEFQQSSYNEATNKHNPNLNPSHSSSSQSQHIDPSSSQPNSAATSTPALSEASNAPNPGSTAGNRVQIVNSPAVLPIRPVNTVPTVSLRAPMYGYRAPILLRPQVGMPALRGLAAQVFPFAGNRPVRPQ, from the exons ATGGAAACTGCTGTAAAACAACCTGAA GCGCCACAGAATCCAAGGAAGGTTTTTCTCGGAGGCATTAATAGTGACATTGACGAGAGCGTTATACAAGAGGCGTTCGCCAAGTTTGGCAAAATCGCGGAAG ttttgATCATTcgagacaaagaaacaggTTTCACTAAAGGCTATGGTTTTATCACTTTTGAAACTGCTGAATCAGCCACTAAAGCTGTAGCAGAAATGCATTCTCAA ACAATTCGTGGTCGGACTCTTACAGTTCAAATTGCTCGTCCTGACACTGGGAAGGAATCTTTTCAGAGAAGACGGCAAGGGGAATATCGTCGCTCTCCACCATTGAGACGAATGGGAAGAGACCAAAATCGTTCAAGAAGCAGAAGTAGGGAGAGGAGAGAACCAAGGAGAGGCACGTGGGGAGAGCAAAACAACAGAGATGCTGGTCGAGGTCGATGGAGAGGGAGGGACGATGGGGATTTACGGCATCAAATCAGAGAACAGGAGAGGATACATATGCAGAGGAGAGAACAGGAGAGCAGAGATACTTGGCATGGCAATGATGGTTCGTATGGTAGCAGACCACGTGGAGAGATGGCAGGGTATGGGCGAGGtgcacaaactgacagacgcTTCACACGTTGGGATCCTAATGAGGATGAAAGTCGTCGTAGCCAAATGGGTGGTGCGCAAGCAACCAGTGAAGTAAGTGGTTATTATGGTGAAGGGCATGGCTACTCTACTGGATATTATAATGACAGACAAGAGCAGGAAAGGCAGAGAGAATTTCGAATGAAGAGAGACGTTTCTTGGGGAGTGAACCAGGAGGCAGGAGGAAGGGTGGATGATCAgtactacaatacaaacaggCAGCAGCAAATGGGCGACTCGGCATATAGACAGGATGACAGACAAAGGATGAGATCAGATCAAGTGAGATCAGCCTACAGGTCTGATAATGAACGAATGTATGCAAAAGGTGATGACAGAATGAgaatagacagagacaggatGGGTGCAGGTGTCAGTAAGGAGAGGATGGGGGCAAACGAATGGGCTGGTCAACAGATGGAAGGTGAACAGATTGGTGCACGGGTTGATCGTACTGGAATGTCAGACAGAGCAGCAGGCATGGCCGATAGGATAGGTGTGGGTGGGGCATCCAGAATGGGTACATCCGATAGATTGAGTGTACCTCAAAGGTTAGGAGAACCAGGAAGAATGGGTGGTTATGAGCGAGCTGGCTTGCCTGAGAGGTCTGATTTGTCTGAGAGAGGAGGCTTGCTTGAAAGAACGGCCATTTCTGATAGATTGGGTGCGCCTGAACGAGCAGTCACACGTGAGCAAATGGGTGGGGCTGAGCGACGAAGTGGAGATGGTCGGATAGGAATGAACCATCCCCGTGAATGGACTGGGACAAGGTCTCATGGTGAAAGGATGGCAGACAGACTTGAGAATGAGATACCTCGACCAAGAGAAGATCTCAGCAGGTGGAGATGGAGTCAAGAAGATCAGCAAGGTGCTACTAGATCTGACCTTGGTGGTAGGATGGATTCTCAACGTGAAAGAAGTTATGTTCCTACACAACCTGAAGGCCAGATGAGCCGTGGAGAGAGTCGGTGGGAGGAACAACGTCCCACTCAGCAACCATCATCACGTTACTATGATGAGAGACAAGGTGAAAGACGCATGACCCCAAGTGATGGCTATAGAGATCCTTCATCTCATCAGCAGTCTGTCCCTCAGCAAAGTAGATGGGAACCTCGAGACTCCGCTAGATTACCTGCCAGTCAATATGATCCATATGGTCGACCAACGGCCACATTCTCTGATGAGTCATCACGTTTCCCTCAGCAGTCCAACCCATACAGTGACAGTCGTGCAGCTGGTAGTGCAGGTCGACCCCATGCCAGTCGTTTGGCTCCTCAACCATATGCTACGTCAGAAGAACAAACTAGAAATTTCATAAGAGAGTATGAAGGTTACTCTCCTACAAAACCACAAATATATGAAGAAGAAGAATATTCCCACCAGCCATCACGTTATTCTCGTGATAGTCAAGAAAAATCTTACAGTGACCCGTCATCTTATCGGGCTTCAAATGCTTATTCAAGGAAGCCTGACAACAGCCAGACATATCCTAGTTCATCTCCTCAGTCTGGTCCACGACGTGTGGGCGAGGAGCTTGAAGCATCGAGACGAGGTTATAGGTCTTCCTATCCATCAGATAATCCACACGAGTCTTCCCAGAATTCTCGTTATTCATATTTCCAGTCTCAGTCACGTGCAGATACCTCCGGTTATAGTCAGTCTAGTGATTGGAAAGATGCACATCCAATGTCACGCTCTGAATTCCAGCAATCATCATACAATGAGGCAACTAACAAGCATAACCCAAATCTTAACCCTTCACATTCTTCATCTTCACAGTCACAACACATAGACCCTTCCTCATCACAACCAAACTCCGCAGCCACTTCTACACCAGCTTTGAGTGAAGCTTCCAATGCACCTAACCCTGGCTCTACAGCTGGTAACAGAGTCCAGATAGTTAATAGTCCTGCTGTTTTGCCAATCCGGCCAGTCAACACAGTTCCCACTGTTTCTCTTAGAGCCCCCATGTATGGCTATCGTGCACCCATCTTGTTGCGGCCACAAGTTGGAATGCCTGCCTTGCGAG GTCTTGCTGCACAAGTGTTTCCTTTTGCTGGAAATCGACCAGTAAGGCCACAATAA
- the LOC134196924 gene encoding uncharacterized protein LOC134196924 produces the protein MDECHLPRKLLVCASPQGRRSVGGQRMRWNDLVPRDLRNCNLDGVWRVLAEDRNEWRNQIWAATQEVNFKKEEQEKYRKEEQKRRRKARQTTSEFALHCSFDGCGFTAVNHAGLVNHQRQKHGQSLTSQCQYCHQTFCQQGLHNHKRFCCQRTSTPLI, from the coding sequence ATGGATGAGTGTCAtctaccaaggaagcttttggtgtgtgcatcaccacaaggtagacgttcagtcggaggccagagaatgagatggaacgatttGGTACCGAGGGATTtaaggaattgcaatcttgatggggtttggagggtactagcagaagataggaatgagtggaggaatcagatctgggctgccacacaggaagtaaatttcaagaaggaagaacaagagaaataccgcaaggaggagcagaaacgtcgccgcaaagcaaggcaaacgacatcagagtttgctttacactgcagctttgatggttgtggatttactgctgtaaatcatgccggccttgtaaaccaccagagacagaaacatggtcagtccctgactagtcaatgtcagtactgtcaccaaacattctgccaacaaggcctccacaaccacaagcgtttctgctgtcagagaacatccactcctctgatatag
- the LOC134196919 gene encoding RNA-binding motif protein, X-linked-like-3 isoform X1 → METAVKQPEEAPQNPRKVFLGGINSDIDESVIQEAFAKFGKIAEVLIIRDKETGFTKGYGFITFETAESATKAVAEMHSQTIRGRTLTVQIARPDTGKESFQRRRQGEYRRSPPLRRMGRDQNRSRSRSRERREPRRGTWGEQNNRDAGRGRWRGRDDGDLRHQIREQERIHMQRREQESRDTWHGNDGSYGSRPRGEMAGYGRGAQTDRRFTRWDPNEDESRRSQMGGAQATSEVSGYYGEGHGYSTGYYNDRQEQERQREFRMKRDVSWGVNQEAGGRVDDQYYNTNRQQQMGDSAYRQDDRQRMRSDQVRSAYRSDNERMYAKGDDRMRIDRDRMGAGVSKERMGANEWAGQQMEGEQIGARVDRTGMSDRAAGMADRIGVGGASRMGTSDRLSVPQRLGEPGRMGGYERAGLPERSDLSERGGLLERTAISDRLGAPERAVTREQMGGAERRSGDGRIGMNHPREWTGTRSHGERMADRLENEIPRPREDLSRWRWSQEDQQGATRSDLGGRMDSQRERSYVPTQPEGQMSRGESRWEEQRPTQQPSSRYYDERQGERRMTPSDGYRDPSSHQQSVPQQSRWEPRDSARLPASQYDPYGRPTATFSDESSRFPQQSNPYSDSRAAGSAGRPHASRLAPQPYATSEEQTRNFIREYEGYSPTKPQIYEEEEYSHQPSRYSRDSQEKSYSDPSSYRASNAYSRKPDNSQTYPSSSPQSGPRRVGEELEASRRGYRSSYPSDNPHESSQNSRYSYFQSQSRADTSGYSQSSDWKDAHPMSRSEFQQSSYNEATNKHNPNLNPSHSSSSQSQHIDPSSSQPNSAATSTPALSEASNAPNPGSTAGNRVQIVNSPAVLPIRPVNTVPTVSLRAPMYGYRAPILLRPQVGMPALRGLAAQVFPFAGNRPVRPQ, encoded by the exons ATGGAAACTGCTGTAAAACAACCTGAA GAGGCGCCACAGAATCCAAGGAAGGTTTTTCTCGGAGGCATTAATAGTGACATTGACGAGAGCGTTATACAAGAGGCGTTCGCCAAGTTTGGCAAAATCGCGGAAG ttttgATCATTcgagacaaagaaacaggTTTCACTAAAGGCTATGGTTTTATCACTTTTGAAACTGCTGAATCAGCCACTAAAGCTGTAGCAGAAATGCATTCTCAA ACAATTCGTGGTCGGACTCTTACAGTTCAAATTGCTCGTCCTGACACTGGGAAGGAATCTTTTCAGAGAAGACGGCAAGGGGAATATCGTCGCTCTCCACCATTGAGACGAATGGGAAGAGACCAAAATCGTTCAAGAAGCAGAAGTAGGGAGAGGAGAGAACCAAGGAGAGGCACGTGGGGAGAGCAAAACAACAGAGATGCTGGTCGAGGTCGATGGAGAGGGAGGGACGATGGGGATTTACGGCATCAAATCAGAGAACAGGAGAGGATACATATGCAGAGGAGAGAACAGGAGAGCAGAGATACTTGGCATGGCAATGATGGTTCGTATGGTAGCAGACCACGTGGAGAGATGGCAGGGTATGGGCGAGGtgcacaaactgacagacgcTTCACACGTTGGGATCCTAATGAGGATGAAAGTCGTCGTAGCCAAATGGGTGGTGCGCAAGCAACCAGTGAAGTAAGTGGTTATTATGGTGAAGGGCATGGCTACTCTACTGGATATTATAATGACAGACAAGAGCAGGAAAGGCAGAGAGAATTTCGAATGAAGAGAGACGTTTCTTGGGGAGTGAACCAGGAGGCAGGAGGAAGGGTGGATGATCAgtactacaatacaaacaggCAGCAGCAAATGGGCGACTCGGCATATAGACAGGATGACAGACAAAGGATGAGATCAGATCAAGTGAGATCAGCCTACAGGTCTGATAATGAACGAATGTATGCAAAAGGTGATGACAGAATGAgaatagacagagacaggatGGGTGCAGGTGTCAGTAAGGAGAGGATGGGGGCAAACGAATGGGCTGGTCAACAGATGGAAGGTGAACAGATTGGTGCACGGGTTGATCGTACTGGAATGTCAGACAGAGCAGCAGGCATGGCCGATAGGATAGGTGTGGGTGGGGCATCCAGAATGGGTACATCCGATAGATTGAGTGTACCTCAAAGGTTAGGAGAACCAGGAAGAATGGGTGGTTATGAGCGAGCTGGCTTGCCTGAGAGGTCTGATTTGTCTGAGAGAGGAGGCTTGCTTGAAAGAACGGCCATTTCTGATAGATTGGGTGCGCCTGAACGAGCAGTCACACGTGAGCAAATGGGTGGGGCTGAGCGACGAAGTGGAGATGGTCGGATAGGAATGAACCATCCCCGTGAATGGACTGGGACAAGGTCTCATGGTGAAAGGATGGCAGACAGACTTGAGAATGAGATACCTCGACCAAGAGAAGATCTCAGCAGGTGGAGATGGAGTCAAGAAGATCAGCAAGGTGCTACTAGATCTGACCTTGGTGGTAGGATGGATTCTCAACGTGAAAGAAGTTATGTTCCTACACAACCTGAAGGCCAGATGAGCCGTGGAGAGAGTCGGTGGGAGGAACAACGTCCCACTCAGCAACCATCATCACGTTACTATGATGAGAGACAAGGTGAAAGACGCATGACCCCAAGTGATGGCTATAGAGATCCTTCATCTCATCAGCAGTCTGTCCCTCAGCAAAGTAGATGGGAACCTCGAGACTCCGCTAGATTACCTGCCAGTCAATATGATCCATATGGTCGACCAACGGCCACATTCTCTGATGAGTCATCACGTTTCCCTCAGCAGTCCAACCCATACAGTGACAGTCGTGCAGCTGGTAGTGCAGGTCGACCCCATGCCAGTCGTTTGGCTCCTCAACCATATGCTACGTCAGAAGAACAAACTAGAAATTTCATAAGAGAGTATGAAGGTTACTCTCCTACAAAACCACAAATATATGAAGAAGAAGAATATTCCCACCAGCCATCACGTTATTCTCGTGATAGTCAAGAAAAATCTTACAGTGACCCGTCATCTTATCGGGCTTCAAATGCTTATTCAAGGAAGCCTGACAACAGCCAGACATATCCTAGTTCATCTCCTCAGTCTGGTCCACGACGTGTGGGCGAGGAGCTTGAAGCATCGAGACGAGGTTATAGGTCTTCCTATCCATCAGATAATCCACACGAGTCTTCCCAGAATTCTCGTTATTCATATTTCCAGTCTCAGTCACGTGCAGATACCTCCGGTTATAGTCAGTCTAGTGATTGGAAAGATGCACATCCAATGTCACGCTCTGAATTCCAGCAATCATCATACAATGAGGCAACTAACAAGCATAACCCAAATCTTAACCCTTCACATTCTTCATCTTCACAGTCACAACACATAGACCCTTCCTCATCACAACCAAACTCCGCAGCCACTTCTACACCAGCTTTGAGTGAAGCTTCCAATGCACCTAACCCTGGCTCTACAGCTGGTAACAGAGTCCAGATAGTTAATAGTCCTGCTGTTTTGCCAATCCGGCCAGTCAACACAGTTCCCACTGTTTCTCTTAGAGCCCCCATGTATGGCTATCGTGCACCCATCTTGTTGCGGCCACAAGTTGGAATGCCTGCCTTGCGAG GTCTTGCTGCACAAGTGTTTCCTTTTGCTGGAAATCGACCAGTAAGGCCACAATAA
- the LOC134196923 gene encoding uncharacterized protein LOC134196923 → MNAFVEFLFVVCCFRGLCFFVVIEFAFCLYSCGFSVWDHCSLTLPSWSSAFSPDSVVVISSSSHRPSCDFSVWDYRSLTLPSWPSASSPDSVVIISSFLRLVVHLVHVTSVSGIIAALPCPCGRVRVLQILPSSSRLPLRLVVHLVTSASGIIAALPCPRGLVRFLQILSSSSRLPLRLVVHLVTSASGIIAALPCPRGLVRLLGFCRHHLLVFFGFISSDLRILYLALESSLSYVVCKFYVVTSVGL, encoded by the coding sequence ATGAACGCTTTTGTTGAGTTTCTTTTCGTCGTATGTTGTTTCCGTGGCTTATGTTTTTTTGTTGTGATCGAGTTTGCgttctgtctttactcttgtggcttcagtgtctgggatcattgcagccttaccttgccttCGTGGTCTAGTGCATTTTCTCCGGATTCTGTCGTCGTCATCTCATCTTCGTCTCatcgtccatcttgtgacttcagcgtgtgggattatcgcagccttaccttgccctcgtggcctagtgcgtcttctccagattctgtcgtcatcatctcgtcTTTCCTTCGTcttgtcgtccatcttgtgcacgtgacttcagtgtctgggatcatcgcagccttaccttgcccttgTGGCCGAGTGCGTGTTCTCCAGATTTTGCCGTCATCATCTCGTCTACCTCTTCGTcttgtcgtccatcttgtgacttcagcatctgggattatcgcagccttaccttgccctcgtggcctagtgcgttttctccagattctgtcgtcatcatctcgtcttcctcttcgtcttgtcgtccatcttgtgacttcagcatctgggattatcgcagccttaccttgccctcgtggcctagtgcgtcttctcggattctgtcgtcaccatctcctggtcttctttggattcatttcttctgacttgcgtatcttgtacctagctctagagtctagcctctcgtatgtagtttgcaagttttatgttgttactagtgttggactttag